From the genome of Labrus bergylta chromosome 12, fLabBer1.1, whole genome shotgun sequence, one region includes:
- the grm6a gene encoding glutamate receptor, metabotropic 6a isoform X2 has protein sequence MIFITIITIIILTIIIIFITIITIITITMITIITIINMIFITIITIIILTIIIIFITITMITITMITIIIIITIITMITITIITIIIIIITIIIIINMIFITIITIIILTIITIITFIIIILITITMITITMITIIIIITITTIIITITTTTITMITIIIIITIIIIIIITIITTTTTIIITITIIITIITITTIIITITTTTIIITITTIIITITTTTITMITIIIIITIIIIIIITIITTTTTIIITITIIITITITIIITITITITITITIIIMLTIINTIITIIIITIITITMIFITMIFITTIIINMIITITMIFITITTIIITITTIFITTTIITTITFIIITVIITMIIIIITITTIIITITTIFITTTIITTITFIIIIITITIIIIIITITTTIFITTTIITITITLCDGYQYQVDEFNCETCPSDMRPAPNRTTCRPTPIIKLEWNSPWALVPASLAMLGILATSAVVITFIRFHDTPIVRASGRELSYVLLTGIFLIYLITFLMIAEPGVFACAFRRLLLGLGMAITYSAMLTKTNRIYRIFEQGKRSVTPPKFISPTSQLIITFILSSVQVLGVFVWFAVVPPHTIIDYEELRPPNPDLARGILKCDMSDLSIICCLTYSIVLMVTCTVYAVKSRGVPETFNEAKPIGFTMYTTCIIWLAFVPIFFGTAQSTEKMFIQTATLTVSMSLSAFVSLGMLYMPKVYVIIFHPEQNVQKRKKSFKAVVQAAKMSGKQNGETKIEPDRSQ, from the exons atgatcttcatcaccatcatcaccatcatcatcctcaccatcatcatcatcttcatcaccatcatcaccatcatcaccatcaccatgatcaccatcatcaccatcatcaacatgatcttcatcaccatcatcaccatcatcatcctcaccatcatcatcatcttcatcaccatcaccatgatcaccatcaccatgatcaccatcatcatcatcatcaccatcatcaccatgatcaccatcaccatcatcaccatcatcatcatcatcatcaccatcatcatcatcatcaacatgatcttcatcaccatcatcaccatcatcatcctcaccatcatcaccatcatcaccttcatcatcatcatcctcatcaccatcaccatgatcaccatcaccatgatcaccatcatcatcatcatcaccatcactaccatcatcatcaccatcaccaccaccaccatcaccatgatcaccatcatcatcatcatcaccatcatcatcatcatcatcatcaccatcatcaccaccaccaccaccatcatcatcaccatcaccatcatcatcaccatcatcaccatcactaccatcatcatcaccatcaccaccaccaccatcatcatcaccatcactaccatcatcatcaccatcaccaccaccaccatcaccatgatcaccatcatcatcatcatcaccatcatcatcatcatcatcatcaccatcatcaccaccaccaccaccatcatcatcaccatcaccatcatcatcaccatcaccatcaccatcatcatcaccatcaccatcaccatcaccatcaccatcaccatcatcatcatgctcaccatcatcaacaccatcatcaccatcatcatcatcaccatcatcaccatcaccatgatCTTCATCACTATGAtcttcatcaccaccatcatcatcaacatgatcatcaccatcaccatgatcttcatcaccatcaccaccatcatcatcaccatcaccaccatcttcatcaccaccaccatcatcaccaccatcaccttcatcatcatcaccgtcatcatcaccatgatcatcatcatcatcaccatcaccaccatcatcatcaccatcaccaccatcttcatcaccaccaccatcatcaccaccatcaccttcatcatcatcatcatcaccatcaccatcatcatcatcatcatcaccatcaccaccaccatcttcatcaccaccaccatcatcaccatcaccatcaca ctctgtgatgGGTACCAGTACCAGGTGGATGAGTTTAACTGTGAGACCTGTCCATCAGACATGCGCCCTGCCCCCAACAGGACTACCTGTCGACCGACTCCGATCATCAAATTGGAGTGGAACTCCCCCTGGGCCCTAGTGCCAGCCTCTCTTGCCATGCTTGGTATCCTAGCAACCAGTGCAGTGGTGATCACCTTCATCCGCTTCCATGACACGCCCATCGTCAGGGCGTCAGGGAGGGAGCTCAGTTACGTCCTTCTGACAG gTATCTTCCTGATCTACTTGATCACCTTCCTGATGATCGCTGAACCAGGTGTGTTTGCCTGTGCGTTCCGGCGCCTCCTGCTGGGCCTCGGTATGGCGATCACGTACTCTGCCATGTTGACCAAAACCAACCGGATCTACCGGATCTTCGAACAGGGCAAGAGGTCTGTGACTCCCCCCAAATTCATTAGCCCCACCTCCCAgctcatcatcaccttcatcctCAGCTCCGTCCAG gTCCTTGGCGTCTTCGTATGGTTTGCTGTTGTCCCTCCACACACCATCATCGACTATGAGGAGCTCCGCCCCCCGAACCCTGACCTGGCCCGAGGCATCCTGAAGTGTGACATGTCAGACCTGTCAATCATCTGCTGCCTCACATACAGCATCGTGCTCATG GTAACGTGTACTGTGTATGCAGTGAAGAGTCGCGGTGTTCCAGAAACGTTCAACGAAGCCAAACCGATCGGTTTCACAATGTACACCACCTGCATCATCTGGCTCGCCTTTGTACCCATCTTCTTTGGCACTGCCCAGTCTACAGAGAAG ATGTTCATCCAGACGGCCACTTTGACCGTCTCCATGTCTCTCAGTGCCTTTGTGTCCCTCGGGATGCTCTACATGCCGAAGGTTTACGTCATCATCTTCCACCCAGAGCAGAACGtccagaagaggaaaaaaagcttCAAG GCCGTTGTCCAGGCTGCCAAGATGAGCGGGAAACAGAATGGAGAGACAAAGATTGAACCGGACAGGTCGCAGTAA